The following are encoded together in the Meriones unguiculatus strain TT.TT164.6M chromosome 16, Bangor_MerUng_6.1, whole genome shotgun sequence genome:
- the Rps10 gene encoding small ribosomal subunit protein eS10 has protein sequence MLMPKKNRIAIYELLFKEGVMVAKKDVHMPKHPELADKNVPNLHVMKAMQSLKSRGYVKEQFAWRHFYWYLTNEGIQYLRDYLHLPPEIVPATLRRSRPETGRPRPKGPEGERPARFTRGEADRDTYRRSAVPPGADKKAEAGAGSATEFQFRGGFGRGRGQPPQ, from the exons ATGTTGATGCCCAAGAAGAACCGGATCGCCATCTATGAACTCCTTTTCAAGGAGGGAGTGATGGTTGCCAAGAAAGATGTCCATATGCCCAAACACCCGGAGCTGGCAGACAAGAATGTGCCCAACCTTCACGTAATGAAGGCCATGCAG TCTCTCAAGTCCCGGGGCTACGTGAAGGAGCAGTTTGCCTGGAGACATTTCTACTGGTACCTTACGAACGAGGGCATCCAGTATCTCCGAGATTACCTGCACCTACCCCCTGAGATCGTGCCCGCCACTCTACGCCGCAGCCGTCCTGAGACTGGCAGGCCTCGGCCCAAAG GTCCAGAGGGTGAGAGGCCTGCGAGATTCACAAGAGGGGAGGCAGACAGGGACACCTACAGAAGGAGCGCTGTGCCCC CTGGTGCTGACAAGAAAGCCGAGGCTGGGGCTGGCTCAGCAACGGAATTCCAGTTT AGAGGCGGCTTTGGTCGTGGCCGTGGTCAGCCACCTCAGTGA